The DNA segment AGAGTGAAAGACCACCTGTGCAGCAAATGGCCGATAAGATCAGCGCCATCTTTGTACCCATCGTATTGGGCATTGCTGCCGTAACCTTCATCGTCAACTTCATCGTGCTGCAAAACTTTACCGCCTCCCTCATGCGCAGCATTGCCGTACTGGTCATAGCTTGTCCCTGCGCCATGGGACTGGCCACACCGGCTGCCATAGCAGTGGGCCTGGGACGTGCAGCACGCAATGGCATCCTCTTCCGCAATGCCAAAAGCCTCGAACTGTTCCGGAACATCCGGCAGGTGGTATTTGATAAAACAGGCACCCTTACCACGGGCAACTTTGTAGTGGCAGGTTTTGAACTCAAGGCGGAGAACATGACCAAAGAAGAATTTAAAGGGATAGCCGCTTCCTTGGAGAAATATTCCAATCACCCCATTGCCAAAAGCATTGCCGCTGAATGGAAAACAAAAGAAGACATCCGCTGGCAGCAAATTGAAGAGGCAAAAGGGCAGGGCATGAAAGCTACTACCAAAGAAGGCGATATATACCAGGCCGGTTCTTACCGGGTAGCCATGGCCCATACCCGCGATGACAGCCACAATGTATACATCCTGAAAAATGACCAACTGCTGGGCTGGATTGATGTAAAAGATGAAATACGTCCCGAAGCCATCCAGATCGTACAATACCTGCGGCACAGGAACATACGCACCATCCTGCTCAGCGGCGATCGTCAGGCCAAATGTGTACAACTGGCCAACTTCCTCGGCATAGATGAAGTCATTGCAGAAAAAACGCCTGAGGAAAAATTAACCGTCGTGGAAGACCTCACCCTGCAGGGCCCTACGGCCATGGTGGGCGATGGCATCAATGATGCACCGGCACTGGCCAAAGCTACCATTGGTATCTCACTCAGCGAAGCATCACAAATAGCCATGCAAACAGCCGATGTGGTGCTCATGAACCAGGGTATTAAAAACCTTCCCTTATCATTGGGACTGGGGCGGCATACTTTCCTTACCATTAAACAAAACCTTTTCTGGGCATTCTTCTACAACATCATTGCTATTCCCGTAGCCGCCTTCGGCTTGCTCACACCTACCTTCGGCGCCCTGGTCATGGGACTGAGCGATGTGGTATTAGCGGTGAATTCAGTACGTTTGTTCGTTAAAAAAGTAACCTGAACATTCATTCCATATTAAAAAACTACTGGAGGTATGATTCCTTCCGGCCTTTCCAGGAAGACATCATCCATTCCATCCTCAGTGGCAAAGACACCCTGGCCCTCTTACCCACCGGTGGGGGCAAATCCATTTGCTTCCAGGTGCCGGCCATGGCAAAGGAGGGCTTATGCCTCGTAGTAAGTCCACTCATTGCGCTGATGAAAGACCAGGTAGAGGCCCTGCGCAGAAAAGGAATCACAGCCTTTGCCATCTATTCCGGCATGAGCCGCAAGGAAGTCATCAACACCCTGAAAGTAGCGACCGACAGTAACTGCAAATTCCTCTATGTATCACCCGAGCGGCTGGAAACATCCCTGTTCAAAGAATACCTGCCCGCGCTGGACATCAACCTCATCGCAGTAGATGAAGCGCATTGTATTTCCCAATGGGGATATGATTTCAGGCCACCTTACTTACGCATAGCGGCCCTGCGTGAAGAATTACCCGGCATTCCCATATTGGCCCTCACCGCCTCCGCTACGCCCCTCGTACAACAGGATATTTGCGACAAGCTGGAGTTTACCCAGCCCGGCATCTTCCGCCAGTCCTTTGAGCGGCCCAACCTCTCCTACAGCCTCTTTGAAACAGACGCCAAGATCAATAAGATCGTTGACATCCTGCAGAAAGTACCGGGCAGCAGCATTGTTTATTGCAAAAGCCGCAAACGCACCAAGTCCATCAGCGACCTGCTGAATATGCAGGATATCCAGGCCGACTACTACCATGCCGGCCTGCCACAGGAAGAACGCAGTAAAAAACAGGAAGCCTGGATCAAGAACCACACACGCGTTATCGTTTGTACCAACGCGTTCGGGATGGGCATTGATAAACCTGATGTACGTACTGTGATCCATGCCGATGTACCCGACTGCCTGGAAAACTATTACCAGGAGGCGGGACGTGCAGGCCGGGATGGCAAGAAAGCCTATGCCGTGCTCCTGTATGATAACAAGGAGTTGGATGAGCTGCAGTTATTGCCCGATGTACGTTTCCCTTCACTGGAAACCATTCGTACCGTATACCAGGCCATCGTGAACTACCTCCAGTTGCCCACTGGTTCCGGTGAAGGTGTTTACTATGATTTCGACATTACAGACTTCGCCAGTAAATTCAAGCTGGACGCCTGGACCACCACCTATGTTATCAAGGCACTGGAGCAGGATGGCTGGCTTTCCTTTAATGAACAGGTATTCCTGCCTTCCAA comes from the Paraflavitalea devenefica genome and includes:
- a CDS encoding RecQ family ATP-dependent DNA helicase, which translates into the protein MLKNYWRYDSFRPFQEDIIHSILSGKDTLALLPTGGGKSICFQVPAMAKEGLCLVVSPLIALMKDQVEALRRKGITAFAIYSGMSRKEVINTLKVATDSNCKFLYVSPERLETSLFKEYLPALDINLIAVDEAHCISQWGYDFRPPYLRIAALREELPGIPILALTASATPLVQQDICDKLEFTQPGIFRQSFERPNLSYSLFETDAKINKIVDILQKVPGSSIVYCKSRKRTKSISDLLNMQDIQADYYHAGLPQEERSKKQEAWIKNHTRVIVCTNAFGMGIDKPDVRTVIHADVPDCLENYYQEAGRAGRDGKKAYAVLLYDNKELDELQLLPDVRFPSLETIRTVYQAIVNYLQLPTGSGEGVYYDFDITDFASKFKLDAWTTTYVIKALEQDGWLSFNEQVFLPSKVQFVTNKQWLYEFEESSPVLEPLITTLLRTYEGIFDIPVSIHEKTLAFLLRKEQEEIVKQLKILDANAVIDYLPQKDSPQLYFLRRRVKAEDLVIDMVDYKKRKQQYQERIAAIIHYIRERKQCRSQYIAVYFGDNTTRDCGICDNCLNRQEQPLTAEEFKQIHQRIVDIIGAHSITADELLYQLNGIKKEKAWQVISFLQAEQKISVNEKGLISLSS
- a CDS encoding heavy metal translocating P-type ATPase; this translates as MNCMIGMISSSFIERSKPGKYMKTVNWKVEGMTCSNCALTIHKYLEKEGMQDIKVSLASGDVSFGINGGDTTGQQIVKGIESLGYTVHDEQGGTTPSKKRFLPSHKQRFLFCLLFTAPLMLHMLDKWVHIHWLMNHWVQLGLCLPVFLVGMDYFGRSAIKSIRNGIPNMNVLVALGATAAFVYSFVGTIFNLGESFLFYETAASVITLVFLGNYLEDASIQSTQRALNKLAKSQKVMANMIAYHEGQENIFPVENTALRSGDLILIKNGEQVPADCKILTGEVTVNEAILTGESMPLHKKTKDTLIGGSLLIDGTARAQVMAEAKDSVLANIINLVKRAQSERPPVQQMADKISAIFVPIVLGIAAVTFIVNFIVLQNFTASLMRSIAVLVIACPCAMGLATPAAIAVGLGRAARNGILFRNAKSLELFRNIRQVVFDKTGTLTTGNFVVAGFELKAENMTKEEFKGIAASLEKYSNHPIAKSIAAEWKTKEDIRWQQIEEAKGQGMKATTKEGDIYQAGSYRVAMAHTRDDSHNVYILKNDQLLGWIDVKDEIRPEAIQIVQYLRHRNIRTILLSGDRQAKCVQLANFLGIDEVIAEKTPEEKLTVVEDLTLQGPTAMVGDGINDAPALAKATIGISLSEASQIAMQTADVVLMNQGIKNLPLSLGLGRHTFLTIKQNLFWAFFYNIIAIPVAAFGLLTPTFGALVMGLSDVVLAVNSVRLFVKKVT